A genomic window from Triticum urartu cultivar G1812 chromosome 7, Tu2.1, whole genome shotgun sequence includes:
- the LOC125518823 gene encoding uncharacterized protein LOC125518823: MEPFAKLAENETAQLQRAVFAQYIMMKKLFMELEEEREASSSAASAALSMIRKLQKEKEAERMEACQYRRMAEERMNHSDKALEVVKEVMQHKELEIYYLRSQLQVYKQRLLGVGIDDCDIADETITKNIPLFGSRDVENLCYTIKRNFSLPTFQLSKRFAEMDMNKNNGSVASARSRLGVYMHNSSENELEQVSSDLKAIGSKESLAADMDSTEKHGEEPKPSSNSGTEHSCPSEGSSRSSPFLMAGHHTDICSQIVTPVGKDVQDTLHADPLGSLRPDNEMDNTVAHHIGHADTLKHPELIKAPAEYSCTPTKHSISTKESETPHAVALRDKGSHVLSKFSATRKVGSMNNVDRHVRVAAASSTPRAGVERTRSRLKRVQSEKMIELNDPKKNKEQIIMLKEVYEQLNMIEAHMRPSASQETPRNDQSLDSVMENGK, translated from the exons ATGGAGCCTTTCGCCAAGCTGGCAGAGAATGAGACTGCTCAGTTACAGAGAGCAGTATTTGCCCAGTATATTATGATGAAAAAATTAttcatggagctagaagaggaaagGGAGGCTTCATCAAGTGCTGCAAGCGCTGCCCTGTCAATGATTAGAAAACTTCAGAAAGAAAAGGAGGCAGAGAGAATGGAAGCATGTCAGTACAGAAGAATGGCTGAAGAAAGGATGAATCATAGTGACAAAGCCCTGGAGGTCGTGAAGGAAGTCATGCAGCACAAGGAACTGGAGATCTATTATCTCAGGAGCCAACTGCAGGTGTATAAACAAAGGTTACTGGGTGTTGGTATTGATGATTGTGATATTGCAGACGAGACGATAACAAAAAATATACCTTTGTTTGGAAGCAGAGATGTAGAGAATCTTTGTTATaccatcaaaaggaatttctctCTTCCAACTTTTCAGTTGAGTAAACGTTTTGCTGAAATGGACATGAACAAAAACAACGGATCGGTTGCGTCAGCGAGGAGCAGGCTAGGTGTTTACATGCACAACTCTAGTGAAAATGAACTGGAACAAGTTTCCAGCGACCTGAAAGCCATAGGTTCCAAGGAAAGCTTAGCAGCAGATATGGACAGTACTGAAAAGCATGGGGAAGAACCAAAACCTTCAAGCAACAGTGGTACTGAACACTCTTGTCCATCCGAAGGGTCTTCTCGTTCTTCCCCCTTCTTAATGGCGGGGCACCACACAGATATATGCAGTCAAATTGTAACACCGGTTGGCAAAGATGTCCAAGACACGCTACATGCTGATCCACTCGGGTCACTGCGTCCAGACAATGAAATGGATAACACTGTAGCTCATCATATAGGTCATGCTGACACACTAAAGCATCCAGAACTAATCAAGGCGCCGGCAGAATACTCATGTACTCCTACTAAACATAGCATCAGCACAAAGGAATCTGAAACGCCTCACGCGGTTGCTCTAAGAGATAAAGGGTCCCATGTTCTTTCGAAGTTTTCAGCGACGCGAAAAGTTGGCTCCATGAATAACGTTGACAGACATGTCCGTGTAGCTGCGGCGAGTTCTACGCCACGAGCTGGAGTCGAGAGAACAAGATCAAGGCTGAAGCGTGTTCAGAGTGAAAAGATGATTGAGCTAAATGATCCTAAGAAGAACAAGGAGCAGATCATAATGCTCAAGGAGGTATACGAGCAGCTTAACATGATAGAAGCACACATGAGACCTTCCGCTTCACAGGAGACCCCTAGAAATGACCAGTCGTTGGACTCTGTTATGGAG AACGGCAAGTGA